A section of the Malus sylvestris chromosome 17, drMalSylv7.2, whole genome shotgun sequence genome encodes:
- the LOC126612365 gene encoding uncharacterized protein LOC126612365, whose amino-acid sequence MVQEAGNRPAVTVSSSTPSSLSSRHANTSEAGEHDRQSSSRALHKRIIFAVPTLAGFIQLRYGAGAAEYLLSTEYDMLVALIVAIVVYISSWALAVKIFPARENPDLSEFMDKISLWSGTLAITLELLIIVPALGWFAMAAWSICLVIAVTKSYHEIADV is encoded by the exons ATGGTTCAAGAAGCTGGCAACCGACCTGCAGTGACTGTGAGCAGTAGCACCCCTTCATCTTTATCATCTCGCCATGC AAA cACAAGCGAGGCCGGGGAACATGATCGtcaaagttcttcaagggcattGCACAAGCGTATTATCTTTGCCGTCCCCACGCTAGCCGGGTTTATCCAGCTTAGGTACGGAGCTGGAGCTGCAGAATATCTGTTGTCCACGGAATACGACATGTTAGTGGCTTTGATTGTTGCTATTGTGGTTTACATCAGTTCATGGGCACTGGCAGTCAAGATATTCCCAGCTCGTGAAAATCCAGATTTGTCGGAGTTCATGGATAAGATTAGCCTCTGGTCTGGAACACTCGCCATAACCTTAGAATTGTTGATCATCGTTCCAGCTTTGGGGTGGTTCGCCATGGCAGCATGGAGCATTTGCCTTGTGATTGCAGTAACAAAGTCCTACCATGAAATTGCAGATGTTTAG
- the LOC126612364 gene encoding uncharacterized protein LOC126612364 isoform X1, whose product MGTEVQLKMYFPEYCSIQNLSSNVGHGSWSLLHENTNLKNGQQYEVFLTRPVIDGFHGHDKEQLRQTILKHETIFRHQLNELHRLYERQKDLMNEIKSKELLKHQKVAGISQSTFSSSGFPTGDDRKSWHISNLALLDSSYGRQSASSTCISQPPRDSIGKTLQNSCVPSQSRVGMKDYESSDSRVKKPRRRLFNLELPADEYLSDEEEPEGGLGSGTDKSGYNNSVSSSGLHLVRSNGLADLNEPIQIDKVSASTSVVMSGNQPSSKEEIERQVLSANAYKGVWPFAKKFPENPQTGKDGRVGDLHLKNEIQKEWSTNALRDEQIRSSSGGKFGLQDFNKPCELSENEATVTCAPSAKLFTSDQNKTEKQIKRTLFGIEISESDISSSAMTSQSGAAISESSPNWTIPPSSLSENLTSIQVSTSVNTSTQSNRASIMMPQSSEVTRDRLLLDCNSIPSTPSLKDEVSHQSSFFFRTKLEANQLQAWHPSMSLACQGNHSTSGHRVDVKPAIGANDVPPNKYLHGGACEQSIISLNGLRNQEGQQGRLHWLEAVPLCDGKSSKEIESRRTCREQLKADSLVLDKGFSNENSGPRHQIDLNRCLTEEETEMTAASPVMRTEIVTDLEAPVIVETNIYGEDSTERRRKEPLDSPHEGLIRVVAEALVAISSSQAPDMQEKATCCNLEASENNSLLWFAEVISSHDGNLDNGNAAEVKQTSCDEEAFPVDMDFFEHMTLNLVETKEEQQCYVPPNSDSLTEEATLSKRPRRGQSRRGRQRKDFQRDVLPGLASLSKNEVIDDLQIIEGLIRESGGSWQSSLSKRNSGKGGRGRGRKRMDTRTPSTNVAEVCQPQIEQPKCEELQGPEERNLTCWGKRTKRPPRQR is encoded by the exons ATGGGAACTGAAGTGCAGTTGAAGATGTATTTCCCGGAATATTGTTCCATACAGAATCTAAGCAGCAATGTCGGCCATGGGAGCTGGTCCCTACTCCACGAGAACACAAACTTGAAGAATGGGCAACAATACGAAGTGTTCTTGACAAGGCCAGTTATTGATGGATTTCACGGACACGATAAGGAGCAACTGAGGCAAACTATTCTGAAGCATGAGACAATTTTCAGGCATCAG CTCAATGAACTCCATCGTCTTTACGAAAGGCAAAAGGACCTGATGAACGAGATCAAAAGCAAAGAGCTTCTCAAACATCAAAAAGTAGCCGGGATATCACAATCAACTTTCTCATCATCCGGCTTTCCAACTGGAGACGACAGAAAGAGTTGGCATATTTCTAATTTAGCCTTGTTGGATTCCAGTTATGGTAGGCAATCTGCATCGAGTACCTGTATCAGCCAACCTCCTCGCGATTCTATTGGAAAAACCCTGCAAAACAGCTGTGTCCCCAGCCAAAGTAGAGTAGGGATGAAGGACTACGAATCTTCGGATTCCAGAGTGAAGAAGCCACGAAGAAGATTGTTCAATCTTGAACTTCCAGCCGATGAATACCTCAGTGATGAAGAAGAACCAGAAGGAGGTTTGGGGTCGGGAACAGACAAATCTGGCTATAACAATAGTGTGTCGAGCTCTGGTTTGCATTTAGTAAGAAGCAATGGTTTGGCTGATCTGAATGAACCTATTCAGATAGACAAAGTGTCTGCTTCAACTTCTGTCGTTATGTCTGGCAACCAACCGAGCTCCAAAGAGGAGATAGAAAGGCAGGTTTTATCTGCAAATGCGTACAAAGGCGTGTGGCCTTTTGCAAAGAAATTCCCTGAAAACCCACAAACAGGGAAGGATGGAAGAGTTGGTGATCTGCATTTAAAGAATGAAATCCAAAAAGAGTGGTCAACAAATGCTCTCAGAGATG AGCAAATAAGAAGTTCTTCTGGTGGAAAGTTTGGTCTTCAAGATTTTAATAAGCCATGTGAATTGTCAGAAAACGAAGCTACGGTAACCTGTGCTCCTTCTGCTAAGCTTTTCACTTCTGATCAGAATAAAACGGAGAAACAAATAAAGAGGACACTTTTTGGTATAGAAATCTCTGAAAGCGATATAAGTTCATCTGCTATGACTTCGCAATCTGGTGCAGCCATTTCCGAGTCATCTCCTAATTGGACAATACCTCCAAGTAGCTTGAGCGAGAACTTAACATCAATTCAAGTAAGCACTTCCGTTAATACCTCCACACAATCTAATAGGGCTTCAATCATGATGCCACAAAGCAGTGAAGTTACCCGGGACAGATTGCTTCTTGACTGTAATTCAATACCGTCAACTCCCAGTCTGAAAGACGAAGTGTCACACCAAAGCAGTTTTTTCTTCCGCACTAAGTTGGAGGCCAATCAATTACAGGCTTGGCACCCCTCAATGAGCCTTGCCTGCCAAGGGAACCATTCAACGTCAGGTCACCGGGTGGATGTCAAACCTGCTATTGGTGCGAATGATGTTCCTCCTAATAAATATCTGCATGGAGGAGCTTGTGAACAAAGTATAATTTCTCTCAATGGGCTGAGGAACCAAGAAGGCCAACAAGGAAGATTGCATTGGCTTGAAGCAGTGCCACTTTGCGATGGCAAATCTTCCAAAGAAATTGAAAGCAGGCGCACGTGTAGAGAGCAACTGAAAGCAGACAGTCTGGTTCTAGACAAGGGATTTTCAAATGAGAATTCTGGTCCAAGACACCAAATAGATTTAAATAGATGTTTAACTGAAGAAGAAACTGAAATGACTGCTGCTTCCCCAGTTATGAGGACAGAAATTGTGACAGATTTGGAGGCACCTGTGATAgttgaaacaaatatatatgggGAAGATTCTACTGAAAGAAGACGTAAGGAACCTCTTGACTCACCTCATGAGGGCCTTATCAGAGTTGTAGCCGAGGCTCTGGTTGCCATCTCATCATCCCAAGCTCCCGATATGCAGGAAAAAGCCACTTGTTGCAATCTGGAGGCTTCAGAAAACAACTCCCTTCTTTGGTTTGCAGAAGTAATTTCTTCGCATGATGGAAATCTTGACAATGGAAATGCAGCAGAGGTTAAGCAAACTTCCTGTGATGAAGAGGCTTTTCCCGTTGACATGGATTTTTTTGAGCACATGACATTAAATTTGGTGGAAACCAAAGAAGAGCAGCAATGCTATGTGCCTCCAAATTCAGACAGCCTCACAGAAGAAGCGACATTGTCGAAACGGCCACGAAGAGGCCAATCGAGGAGGGGAAGGCAACGGAAGGATTTCCAGAGAGATGTACTTCCCGGTCTTGCTTCTTTATCAAAAAATGAGGTGATCGATGATCTTCAAATAATTGAAGGGTTGATTAGGGAATCTGGTGGGAGTTGGCAATCAAGTTTGTCAAAAAGAAATTCTGGTAAGGGTGGTAGGGGAAGGGGGAGGAAACGTATGGACACTCGCACACCGTCTACTAATGTGGCTGAAGTTTGCCAGCCCCAGATTGAGCAACCAAAATGCGAGGAGCTGCAGGGACCTGAGGAGAGAAATTTAACTTGTTGGGGTAAGAGGACAAAGCGTCCACCACGGCAAAGATAG
- the LOC126610474 gene encoding uncharacterized protein LOC126610474 — MALNNTESMMIQAAGNRQAVTVSSSTPSSLSSSRATSEAGEHDRQSSSKALHKRIIFAIPTLAGFIQLRYGAGAAEYLLSTEYDMLVALIVAIVVYISSWALSVKIFPARENPDLSDFMDKISLWSGTLAITLELLIIVPALGWFAIAAWSICLVIAVTKSYHEIADVLKSLYQRAREQLLQVFDKLKEFFMNIGASAGVVASGMFDKLKEFFMNIGAGAEVIASGMFDKLKELVMGSDQPNGASASAGDVGITSAAV, encoded by the exons ATGGCTTTGAACAACACTGAGAGTATGATGATTCAAGCAGCTGGCAACCGACAAGCAGTGACTGTGAGCAGTAGCACCCCTTCATCTTTATCATCTAGCCGTGC CACAAGCGAGGCCGGGGAACATGATCGTCAAAGTTCTTCAAAGGCATTGCACAAGCGTATTATCTTTGCCATCCCCACGCTAGCCGGGTTTATCCAGCTTAGGTACGGAGCTGGGGCTGCAGAATATCTGTTGTCCACGGAATACGACATGTTAGTGGCTTTGATTGTTGCTATTGTGGTTTACATCAGTTCATGGGCACTGTCAGTCAAGATATTCCCAGCTCGTGAAAATCcagatttgtctgacttcatgGATAAGATTAGCCTCTGGTCTGGAACACTAGCCATAACCTTAGAATTGTTGATCATCGTTCCAGCTTTGGGGTGGTTCGCCATCGCAGCATGGAGCATTTGCCTTGTGATTGCAGTAACAAAGTCCTACCATGAAATTGCAGATGTTTTGAAAAGTTTGTATCAGAGAGCACGTGAACAGCTTCTTCAGGTGTTTGACAAACTGAAAGAGTTCTTCATGAATATTGGTGCAAGTGCAGGAGTTGTTGCATCCGGAATGTTTGACAAACTGAAAGAGTTCTTCATGAATATTGGTGCGGGTGCAGAAGTTATTGCGTCCGGAATGTTTGACAAATTGAAAGAGTTGGTTATGGGATCCGATCAGCCGAATGGTGCAAGTGCAAGTGCAGGAGATGTTGGAATAACATCCGCAGCAGTCTAG
- the LOC126612364 gene encoding uncharacterized protein LOC126612364 isoform X2 gives MGTEVQLKMYFPEYCSIQNLSSNVGHGSWSLLHENTNLKNGQQYEVFLTRPVIDGFHGHDKEQLRQTILKHETIFRHQLNELHRLYERQKDLMNEIKSKELLKHQKVAGISQSTFSSSGFPTGDDRKSWHISNLALLDSSYGRQSASSTCISQPPRDSIGKTLQNSCVPSQSRVGMKDYESSDSRVKKPRRRLFNLELPADEYLSDEEEPEGGLGSGTDKSGYNNSVSSSGLHLVRSNGLADLNEPIQIDKVSASTSVVMSGNQPSSKEEIERQVLSANAYKGVWPFAKKFPENPQTGKDGRVGDLHLKNEIQKEWSTNALRDEQIRSSSGGKFGLQDFNKPCELSENEATVTCAPSAKLFTSDQNKTEKQIKRTLFGIEISESDISSSAMTSQSGAAISESSPNWTIPPSSLSENLTSIQVSTSVNTSTQSNRASIMMPQSSEVTRDRLLLDCNSIPSTPSLKDEVSHQSSFFFRTKLEANQLQAWHPSMSLACQGNHSTSGHRVDVKPAIGANDVPPNKYLHGGACEQSIISLNGLRNQEGQQGRLHWLEAVPLCDGKSSKEIESRRTCREQLKADSLVLDKGFSNENSGPRHQIDLNRCLTEEETEMTAASPVMRTEIVTDLEAPLDSPHEGLIRVVAEALVAISSSQAPDMQEKATCCNLEASENNSLLWFAEVISSHDGNLDNGNAAEVKQTSCDEEAFPVDMDFFEHMTLNLVETKEEQQCYVPPNSDSLTEEATLSKRPRRGQSRRGRQRKDFQRDVLPGLASLSKNEVIDDLQIIEGLIRESGGSWQSSLSKRNSGKGGRGRGRKRMDTRTPSTNVAEVCQPQIEQPKCEELQGPEERNLTCWGKRTKRPPRQR, from the exons ATGGGAACTGAAGTGCAGTTGAAGATGTATTTCCCGGAATATTGTTCCATACAGAATCTAAGCAGCAATGTCGGCCATGGGAGCTGGTCCCTACTCCACGAGAACACAAACTTGAAGAATGGGCAACAATACGAAGTGTTCTTGACAAGGCCAGTTATTGATGGATTTCACGGACACGATAAGGAGCAACTGAGGCAAACTATTCTGAAGCATGAGACAATTTTCAGGCATCAG CTCAATGAACTCCATCGTCTTTACGAAAGGCAAAAGGACCTGATGAACGAGATCAAAAGCAAAGAGCTTCTCAAACATCAAAAAGTAGCCGGGATATCACAATCAACTTTCTCATCATCCGGCTTTCCAACTGGAGACGACAGAAAGAGTTGGCATATTTCTAATTTAGCCTTGTTGGATTCCAGTTATGGTAGGCAATCTGCATCGAGTACCTGTATCAGCCAACCTCCTCGCGATTCTATTGGAAAAACCCTGCAAAACAGCTGTGTCCCCAGCCAAAGTAGAGTAGGGATGAAGGACTACGAATCTTCGGATTCCAGAGTGAAGAAGCCACGAAGAAGATTGTTCAATCTTGAACTTCCAGCCGATGAATACCTCAGTGATGAAGAAGAACCAGAAGGAGGTTTGGGGTCGGGAACAGACAAATCTGGCTATAACAATAGTGTGTCGAGCTCTGGTTTGCATTTAGTAAGAAGCAATGGTTTGGCTGATCTGAATGAACCTATTCAGATAGACAAAGTGTCTGCTTCAACTTCTGTCGTTATGTCTGGCAACCAACCGAGCTCCAAAGAGGAGATAGAAAGGCAGGTTTTATCTGCAAATGCGTACAAAGGCGTGTGGCCTTTTGCAAAGAAATTCCCTGAAAACCCACAAACAGGGAAGGATGGAAGAGTTGGTGATCTGCATTTAAAGAATGAAATCCAAAAAGAGTGGTCAACAAATGCTCTCAGAGATG AGCAAATAAGAAGTTCTTCTGGTGGAAAGTTTGGTCTTCAAGATTTTAATAAGCCATGTGAATTGTCAGAAAACGAAGCTACGGTAACCTGTGCTCCTTCTGCTAAGCTTTTCACTTCTGATCAGAATAAAACGGAGAAACAAATAAAGAGGACACTTTTTGGTATAGAAATCTCTGAAAGCGATATAAGTTCATCTGCTATGACTTCGCAATCTGGTGCAGCCATTTCCGAGTCATCTCCTAATTGGACAATACCTCCAAGTAGCTTGAGCGAGAACTTAACATCAATTCAAGTAAGCACTTCCGTTAATACCTCCACACAATCTAATAGGGCTTCAATCATGATGCCACAAAGCAGTGAAGTTACCCGGGACAGATTGCTTCTTGACTGTAATTCAATACCGTCAACTCCCAGTCTGAAAGACGAAGTGTCACACCAAAGCAGTTTTTTCTTCCGCACTAAGTTGGAGGCCAATCAATTACAGGCTTGGCACCCCTCAATGAGCCTTGCCTGCCAAGGGAACCATTCAACGTCAGGTCACCGGGTGGATGTCAAACCTGCTATTGGTGCGAATGATGTTCCTCCTAATAAATATCTGCATGGAGGAGCTTGTGAACAAAGTATAATTTCTCTCAATGGGCTGAGGAACCAAGAAGGCCAACAAGGAAGATTGCATTGGCTTGAAGCAGTGCCACTTTGCGATGGCAAATCTTCCAAAGAAATTGAAAGCAGGCGCACGTGTAGAGAGCAACTGAAAGCAGACAGTCTGGTTCTAGACAAGGGATTTTCAAATGAGAATTCTGGTCCAAGACACCAAATAGATTTAAATAGATGTTTAACTGAAGAAGAAACTGAAATGACTGCTGCTTCCCCAGTTATGAGGACAGAAATTGTGACAGATTTGGAGGCAC CTCTTGACTCACCTCATGAGGGCCTTATCAGAGTTGTAGCCGAGGCTCTGGTTGCCATCTCATCATCCCAAGCTCCCGATATGCAGGAAAAAGCCACTTGTTGCAATCTGGAGGCTTCAGAAAACAACTCCCTTCTTTGGTTTGCAGAAGTAATTTCTTCGCATGATGGAAATCTTGACAATGGAAATGCAGCAGAGGTTAAGCAAACTTCCTGTGATGAAGAGGCTTTTCCCGTTGACATGGATTTTTTTGAGCACATGACATTAAATTTGGTGGAAACCAAAGAAGAGCAGCAATGCTATGTGCCTCCAAATTCAGACAGCCTCACAGAAGAAGCGACATTGTCGAAACGGCCACGAAGAGGCCAATCGAGGAGGGGAAGGCAACGGAAGGATTTCCAGAGAGATGTACTTCCCGGTCTTGCTTCTTTATCAAAAAATGAGGTGATCGATGATCTTCAAATAATTGAAGGGTTGATTAGGGAATCTGGTGGGAGTTGGCAATCAAGTTTGTCAAAAAGAAATTCTGGTAAGGGTGGTAGGGGAAGGGGGAGGAAACGTATGGACACTCGCACACCGTCTACTAATGTGGCTGAAGTTTGCCAGCCCCAGATTGAGCAACCAAAATGCGAGGAGCTGCAGGGACCTGAGGAGAGAAATTTAACTTGTTGGGGTAAGAGGACAAAGCGTCCACCACGGCAAAGATAG